Proteins found in one Pseudomonas marvdashtae genomic segment:
- a CDS encoding YcgL domain-containing protein → MKRICSIYRSSKKNEMYLYVLKSDALKRVPEPLMAAFGKAIHAFDLVLSPERELSREDINKVLENLDTQGYHLQMPPAEDEYIEHLPEELLRRNDPI, encoded by the coding sequence TTGAAACGTATCTGCTCCATCTATCGAAGCTCGAAGAAAAACGAGATGTACCTGTATGTGCTCAAGAGCGATGCCTTGAAGCGTGTGCCGGAGCCATTAATGGCGGCATTCGGCAAGGCGATCCATGCCTTTGACCTGGTGCTGAGTCCCGAGCGGGAGCTGTCTCGGGAGGACATCAACAAGGTGCTGGAAAATCTCGACACCCAGGGTTATCACTTGCAAATGCCACCGGCCGAAGACGAGTACATCGAGCATTTGCCGGAAGAGTTGCTGCGACGCAACGACCCGATCTGA
- a CDS encoding phosphoethanolamine transferase — MSTVKAVRPEWVTLIASAFLLVGFNLVLWQHLLMITASDGHGVLLCLAFGVMVFCAFNLVLTLLAFRPLLKPVLTLLFLISAGVAYFMAQYGVLIDAGMLRNFAETNATEVRGLLSIKLFGYLFLLGVLPALLLFKTPVNYRRWPKELLSKLIVAVVSAAVLGGVALINYQGLSSLFRNHHELHLMVVPSNYIGASIGYLREQVASAKQPFIALGEDASRNPAWQTHGRKSLTVLVVGESARAENFGILGYTRDTTPQLDKEAGLIAFTDVHSCGTETAVSVPCMFSNMGRKDYDASKARNEEGLLDVLKRAGLEVIWRDNQSGCKGTCDRVTVQDVSNLKDPTLCANSECRDEILLQGLQHFIDTLDKDTVLVLHQMGSHGPEYFKRYPKEYEHFTPVCESNALNNCSRESIVNGYDNTLVYTDHVLSTLIDLLRANQDKVDTAMLYLSDHGESLGEYNLFLHGTPYMLAPEQQKHVAMLAWFSDSYQKSFAVDTHCLQLSRDKPLSQDNLFHSMLGLLEVNSKVYNQDLDLFASCRGAVIDGVLARK; from the coding sequence ATGTCAACTGTTAAAGCCGTGCGCCCCGAGTGGGTGACGCTGATCGCCAGTGCGTTTCTACTAGTGGGCTTTAATCTGGTGCTCTGGCAACACCTGCTCATGATCACCGCATCGGACGGTCACGGAGTTTTGCTGTGCCTGGCCTTTGGCGTGATGGTGTTCTGCGCGTTCAACCTGGTGCTGACGCTGCTGGCGTTCCGTCCGCTGCTCAAGCCTGTGCTGACGCTGCTGTTTCTGATCAGTGCCGGCGTGGCGTATTTCATGGCCCAGTATGGGGTCTTGATCGACGCCGGCATGTTGCGCAACTTCGCCGAAACCAATGCCACGGAAGTGCGTGGCTTACTGTCAATAAAATTGTTTGGCTATCTCTTTTTATTGGGCGTGCTGCCAGCCTTGCTGTTGTTCAAGACCCCCGTAAACTATCGTCGCTGGCCCAAGGAATTGTTAAGTAAGTTGATTGTCGCGGTGGTCTCGGCGGCCGTGCTCGGTGGGGTTGCATTGATCAACTACCAGGGCCTGTCTTCGTTGTTTCGCAACCACCACGAGTTGCACTTGATGGTCGTGCCAAGCAACTACATTGGCGCGTCGATCGGCTACTTGCGCGAGCAGGTCGCGTCGGCCAAGCAACCGTTCATTGCCTTGGGCGAGGATGCGAGCCGGAATCCCGCCTGGCAGACCCATGGGCGAAAATCCCTTACCGTGCTGGTCGTGGGGGAGAGTGCCCGGGCCGAAAACTTCGGCATCTTGGGCTACACCCGCGATACCACGCCGCAACTGGATAAAGAGGCGGGGCTGATCGCCTTCACCGACGTACATTCCTGCGGCACCGAAACCGCCGTGTCGGTCCCCTGCATGTTTTCCAACATGGGGCGCAAGGACTACGACGCCAGCAAGGCGAGGAACGAAGAGGGCCTGCTGGACGTGCTCAAGCGCGCCGGGCTGGAGGTGATCTGGCGGGACAATCAGTCCGGCTGCAAAGGCACCTGCGACCGGGTCACGGTGCAAGATGTGAGCAATCTCAAGGACCCGACCCTGTGCGCCAACAGTGAGTGCCGCGACGAGATTCTGCTCCAGGGCCTGCAGCATTTCATCGACACCCTCGACAAGGACACTGTGCTGGTATTGCACCAGATGGGCAGCCATGGGCCGGAGTACTTCAAGCGTTATCCCAAGGAGTACGAGCATTTCACTCCGGTGTGCGAAAGCAACGCGCTGAACAATTGCAGTCGCGAAAGCATCGTCAACGGTTACGACAACACCTTGGTGTACACCGATCACGTGCTGTCGACGCTGATCGATCTGCTGCGCGCCAATCAGGACAAAGTCGACACCGCGATGCTGTACCTGTCGGACCATGGCGAGTCCTTGGGCGAATACAACCTGTTCCTTCATGGCACGCCGTACATGCTGGCCCCGGAGCAACAGAAGCACGTGGCGATGCTGGCCTGGTTTTCCGACAGCTACCAAAAGTCCTTCGCCGTCGATACCCATTGCCTGCAACTGAGTCGGGACAAACCCCTGAGCCAGGACAACCTGTTCCATTCGATGCTTGGGCTGCTGGAGGTCAACAGCAAAGTCTACAACCAGGATCTCGACTTGTTCGCCAGCTGTCGCGGTGCGGTGATTGACGGTGTGCTGGCCCGGAAATAA
- a CDS encoding YcgN family cysteine cluster protein yields the protein MAAKVEPFWIRKTLDQLDPQEWESLCDGCGLCCLQKLEDEDDNSVYYTRIACKLLDLKTCQCTDYPNRRDFVPDCIQLTPGKADEFKWLPPTCGYRLVSEGKDLPLWHHLVCGDRDAVHHERISQSGRMLAEGRVAEDDWEDHLIFRAG from the coding sequence ATGGCCGCCAAAGTCGAACCGTTCTGGATACGCAAAACCCTCGATCAGCTCGATCCCCAGGAATGGGAATCGCTGTGCGACGGCTGTGGCCTGTGCTGCCTGCAAAAGCTCGAAGATGAAGACGACAACAGCGTCTACTACACGCGCATCGCCTGCAAACTGTTGGACCTGAAGACGTGCCAGTGCACCGATTATCCCAATCGCCGCGACTTTGTCCCGGACTGCATCCAGCTCACGCCGGGCAAGGCCGATGAGTTCAAATGGTTGCCGCCGACCTGTGGCTATCGACTGGTCAGCGAGGGCAAGGACTTGCCGCTGTGGCACCATCTGGTCTGCGGCGATCGGGACGCTGTGCACCACGAACGCATTTCCCAGTCGGGGCGCATGCTGGCCGAAGGCAGGGTGGCTGAAGACGATTGGGAAGATCACCTGATTTTCCGCGCAGGCTGA
- a CDS encoding MFS transporter: MDTMTENDYLIAWGLYAFAALGCLLVWMRMTRFMWRWLREPLRLLMAVLLFSPTIVDPVKEKVAPALAIVALDVLFKVGNNLWRAASDLLMYGMIAFGLYLIVVLIRFPIERASKARKERAAAAKAAEAAEPDDEPPFGVAGDDRYGRPPVPSNPQRSRIEPRL; encoded by the coding sequence ATGGACACCATGACCGAGAACGACTATCTGATTGCCTGGGGCCTCTACGCCTTCGCCGCCTTGGGCTGCCTGCTGGTATGGATGCGCATGACCCGCTTCATGTGGCGCTGGTTGCGCGAGCCGCTGCGGCTGTTGATGGCGGTGCTGCTGTTCAGCCCGACCATCGTCGACCCGGTGAAGGAAAAGGTTGCGCCGGCGCTGGCGATTGTCGCCCTGGATGTGCTGTTCAAGGTTGGCAACAATCTCTGGCGCGCAGCGTCGGACCTGCTCATGTACGGCATGATCGCCTTCGGCCTCTACCTGATTGTCGTGCTGATCCGCTTCCCTATCGAACGTGCTTCAAAGGCCCGCAAGGAGCGAGCTGCCGCCGCGAAAGCCGCTGAGGCAGCCGAGCCTGACGACGAACCGCCGTTCGGCGTCGCCGGCGATGACCGCTACGGTCGCCCGCCCGTGCCGAGCAACCCTCAGCGTTCGCGTATCGAACCGCGCCTGTAG
- the rnd gene encoding ribonuclease D, translated as MAIDIHWIRDNDSLGQFCAEWQALPFVALDTEFMRVDTFYPIAGLLQIGDGKRAYLIDPLAINDWKPLAALLENPAVLKVLHACSEDLEVLLRLTGSLPAPLFDTQLAAAYLNLGFSMGYSRLVQEVLAIELPKGETRSDWLQRPLSETQISYAAEDAVHLAEVFVQLRPKLSDDKYAWVLEDGAELVANLRREIDPYEVYREAKLAWKLSRAQLAVLRELCAWREREARARDLPRNRIIREHSLWPLARTQPDNLGALAKIEDMHPRTVRQDGEFLLDLIKRAASVPPEQWPPAVPEPLPIEASALLKRLKALGQAEAERLGIAPELMLRKKTLEALLKSGFPEGPYQLPDSLRGWRRELMGQALLDSLATAGEQP; from the coding sequence GTGGCCATCGATATTCACTGGATTCGCGACAACGATAGCCTCGGTCAGTTTTGCGCCGAATGGCAAGCGTTGCCATTCGTCGCCCTCGACACCGAATTCATGCGGGTCGACACTTTTTATCCGATTGCCGGCTTGCTTCAGATCGGCGACGGCAAGCGCGCCTACCTGATCGATCCCTTGGCCATCAATGACTGGAAACCCTTGGCCGCGCTGCTGGAGAACCCGGCGGTGCTCAAGGTGTTGCATGCCTGCAGCGAGGACTTGGAAGTCCTGCTGCGCCTGACCGGCAGCCTGCCCGCGCCGTTGTTCGACACGCAATTGGCCGCCGCCTACTTGAACCTTGGTTTTTCCATGGGCTACTCGCGGTTGGTGCAGGAAGTACTGGCCATCGAACTGCCCAAGGGCGAGACCCGTTCCGACTGGTTGCAACGGCCCTTGTCCGAGACGCAAATCAGCTACGCCGCGGAAGATGCGGTGCATCTGGCGGAAGTTTTCGTACAGCTGCGCCCGAAACTTTCCGACGACAAGTACGCCTGGGTGCTAGAGGACGGCGCCGAACTGGTGGCCAACCTGCGTCGCGAAATCGACCCGTACGAGGTGTACCGCGAGGCCAAGCTGGCCTGGAAGCTGTCCCGTGCGCAACTGGCCGTGCTGCGCGAGCTGTGTGCCTGGCGCGAGCGCGAAGCGCGGGCCCGTGACCTGCCGCGCAATCGCATCATCCGTGAGCATTCACTGTGGCCCCTGGCCCGCACGCAGCCGGATAATCTCGGCGCGCTGGCGAAGATCGAAGACATGCATCCGCGTACCGTGCGCCAGGACGGCGAATTTCTGCTGGACCTGATCAAACGTGCGGCCAGCGTGCCCCCCGAGCAATGGCCACCCGCCGTGCCCGAGCCACTGCCCATCGAGGCGTCGGCGCTGCTCAAGCGCCTCAAGGCGCTGGGGCAGGCCGAAGCCGAGCGCCTGGGCATAGCGCCGGAGCTGATGCTGCGCAAGAAAACCCTCGAAGCCCTGTTAAAAAGCGGCTTTCCCGAGGGTCCTTACCAATTGCCCGATTCGCTGCGTGGCTGGCGCCGCGAGTTGATGGGCCAGGCCCTGCTCGACAGCCTGGCCACCGCCGGAGAACAGCCTTGA
- a CDS encoding D-2-hydroxyacid dehydrogenase, with product MRVLIAEHDHAVYAQLLRQAAPDIEVLTSGDSAELSRLAADCPVWLGQPDLLATLLRQGHQPRWLQSTWAGITPLLAEGLTRDYRLTRAVGIFGQVMAEYVLTYMLGHEREVLARLVSQVERKWDNRQGQSLAGRKVLIVGTGDIGQCVAQFLVPFGVQLYGIASEARELAPFVEVGALEDLPRLVGEVDYVINLLPNTPNTHDIYDAALFKHFKPTGLFINVGRGVAVVDADLVQALKEGHLAGAVIDVCRQEPLPQRHPFWTAWGLLLTGHSSAPTSPPMMVQLFLENLRAYEAGDGLRGEVDFNRGY from the coding sequence ATGCGCGTTCTGATTGCCGAACACGACCACGCGGTGTATGCCCAGCTTCTGCGCCAAGCTGCACCCGATATCGAAGTGCTGACCAGCGGCGATTCCGCCGAGTTGTCGCGGCTGGCCGCGGACTGCCCGGTCTGGCTCGGCCAGCCTGATCTGTTGGCGACGCTGTTGCGTCAAGGCCATCAACCCCGTTGGTTGCAATCGACCTGGGCAGGCATCACGCCGCTGCTGGCCGAGGGTTTGACACGCGATTACCGACTGACCCGCGCCGTCGGTATTTTCGGCCAGGTAATGGCTGAGTACGTGCTGACCTACATGCTGGGCCATGAGCGCGAAGTGCTTGCGCGGTTGGTCAGCCAAGTGGAGCGCAAGTGGGACAACCGCCAAGGGCAAAGCCTGGCAGGACGCAAGGTGCTGATTGTCGGGACCGGTGATATCGGTCAGTGCGTGGCGCAGTTCCTGGTGCCGTTTGGCGTGCAGTTGTACGGCATCGCCAGCGAAGCCCGGGAGCTGGCGCCGTTTGTCGAAGTCGGCGCGCTGGAAGATTTGCCACGCCTGGTGGGCGAAGTGGATTACGTGATCAATCTGCTGCCGAACACCCCGAACACCCATGACATCTATGATGCGGCGCTGTTCAAGCATTTCAAACCCACCGGGCTGTTTATCAATGTCGGCCGTGGCGTGGCCGTGGTCGATGCAGACCTGGTGCAAGCCTTGAAAGAAGGGCACTTGGCCGGCGCGGTGATCGACGTCTGCCGCCAGGAGCCATTGCCGCAGCGCCATCCATTCTGGACCGCGTGGGGCCTGCTGCTGACCGGTCACAGCTCGGCTCCGACCTCGCCGCCGATGATGGTGCAACTGTTCCTGGAAAACCTGCGGGCCTATGAGGCCGGTGATGGGTTGCGTGGGGAAGTGGATTTCAATCGGGGCTATTGA
- a CDS encoding RNA methyltransferase, with protein MANKRYSCIGLFNPKSPENVGSVMRAAGCYGVASVFYTGKRYERAADFVTDTKKVHYEIPLIGIDDLKKILPLGCVPVAVELVEGARPLPEYTHPDRALYIFGPEDGSLDKDIRDWCEDVIYIPTNGCMNLAATVNVVLYDRMAKGNNTRSGPQFR; from the coding sequence GTGGCCAACAAACGCTACAGCTGCATCGGTCTGTTCAACCCCAAGTCACCGGAAAACGTCGGTTCGGTGATGCGCGCCGCCGGTTGCTACGGCGTGGCGTCGGTGTTCTACACGGGCAAGCGTTATGAACGCGCCGCCGACTTCGTCACCGACACCAAGAAAGTCCACTACGAAATCCCGCTGATCGGCATCGACGACCTGAAGAAGATCCTGCCCCTTGGCTGCGTACCGGTGGCCGTCGAGCTGGTGGAAGGCGCCCGGCCGCTGCCCGAATACACGCACCCGGACCGCGCCTTGTATATCTTCGGCCCGGAAGACGGCTCGCTGGACAAAGACATCCGCGACTGGTGCGAAGACGTGATCTACATCCCCACCAACGGCTGCATGAACCTGGCGGCCACGGTCAATGTCGTGTTGTACGACCGCATGGCCAAAGGCAACAACACGCGCTCGGGTCCGCAATTCCGCTGA
- a CDS encoding YgaP family membrane protein, with protein sequence MSDNNPFGPVETTPFQSRTPQNVHGWERIGSLAGGVLMMGKGLRRGGVFGLAQLAIGGMALARGITGHCSAKSMLERNRQHLHEARARIEQAGDELSRMKANATAATDTATVTGNDSLVSPKAGL encoded by the coding sequence ATGAGCGATAACAATCCGTTCGGGCCGGTTGAGACCACCCCTTTTCAATCCCGTACCCCGCAAAACGTACACGGCTGGGAGCGCATTGGTTCACTGGCCGGTGGGGTGCTGATGATGGGCAAGGGCCTGCGCCGCGGCGGAGTGTTCGGCCTGGCTCAACTGGCAATCGGCGGCATGGCCCTGGCCCGCGGCATCACCGGACACTGCTCGGCCAAGAGTATGCTGGAAAGGAATCGTCAGCATCTGCACGAGGCCCGCGCCCGGATCGAACAGGCGGGCGATGAGTTGTCGCGCATGAAGGCCAATGCAACGGCCGCGACCGATACAGCCACCGTTACCGGAAATGATTCGCTGGTTTCGCCGAAGGCTGGGCTCTGA
- a CDS encoding class I SAM-dependent methyltransferase, whose protein sequence is MPRQSPSTVELEFARQHDQEHAQICRQPAPRRLRLAFWRDEQLVRNALKVAGEPGLVLDVACGAGRFWPVLGEHANRVILAADPSPGMLEHARSHHEGALLERVTTFPSSAFTLGLSANAVDCIFCLQLFLHVKASEHRLALLHEFHRVSRDTVIVSVQIEGPLKLGKPTLRGLADKGDVEAQFIEAGFTVLWHQDFLPGFAMKRVYVLRKAG, encoded by the coding sequence ATGCCCCGGCAATCCCCATCCACTGTCGAGCTTGAGTTCGCCAGGCAGCATGACCAGGAGCATGCGCAAATTTGCCGTCAGCCGGCGCCTCGCCGCTTGCGCCTGGCGTTCTGGCGTGACGAGCAGTTGGTGCGCAACGCCTTGAAAGTGGCGGGTGAGCCTGGGCTGGTGCTGGACGTGGCGTGTGGGGCGGGGCGGTTCTGGCCGGTGTTGGGCGAACATGCCAACCGGGTGATCCTGGCGGCGGACCCGTCGCCAGGCATGCTTGAGCACGCCCGCAGCCATCATGAAGGCGCATTGCTCGAACGGGTCACGACTTTCCCGAGTTCGGCGTTTACCCTCGGCCTGTCAGCCAATGCGGTCGACTGTATTTTTTGTTTGCAGCTGTTTCTGCACGTCAAGGCCAGCGAGCATCGCCTGGCCTTGCTGCACGAATTTCATCGGGTCAGTCGCGACACGGTGATTGTCTCGGTCCAGATCGAAGGGCCTCTCAAGCTCGGCAAGCCGACACTGCGGGGCCTGGCCGATAAGGGCGACGTCGAAGCGCAGTTCATCGAGGCCGGATTCACCGTGCTGTGGCACCAGGATTTCCTGCCGGGTTTCGCGATGAAGCGAGTTTACGTATTACGCAAGGCCGGTTAA
- a CDS encoding spermidine synthase, producing MKRFVLLDTTPIPDNGGALCLFEYGEDFVIKIQGGDGGQLMNTRMHGSEDALAEIPCRKVAGRPGSRVLIGGLGMGFTLASALKHLGKSAEVVVAELVPGVVEWNRGPLGEKAGRPLSDPRTVIRMEDVAKVLQAEPQGFDAIMLDVDNGPEGLTQKANSWLYSAGGLAACAKALRPKGVLAVWSASADRQFSDKLKKAGFKAEEVQVFAHGNKGTRHTIWIAEKLKG from the coding sequence ATGAAACGTTTCGTTCTACTCGACACCACCCCTATCCCTGACAACGGCGGTGCCCTGTGCCTGTTCGAGTATGGCGAAGACTTCGTCATCAAGATCCAGGGCGGTGACGGCGGGCAGTTGATGAATACGCGCATGCACGGTTCCGAAGATGCCCTGGCCGAGATTCCTTGCCGCAAGGTCGCCGGCCGTCCTGGCTCGCGCGTGCTGATCGGGGGGCTCGGCATGGGCTTCACCCTCGCCTCGGCCCTCAAGCATTTGGGCAAGAGCGCCGAAGTGGTGGTGGCCGAACTGGTTCCCGGCGTGGTGGAGTGGAATCGCGGCCCCTTGGGCGAAAAGGCCGGACGGCCGCTGTCGGACCCGCGCACGGTGATCCGCATGGAAGACGTCGCCAAGGTACTGCAAGCCGAGCCCCAGGGCTTCGACGCAATCATGCTGGACGTCGACAACGGCCCCGAAGGCCTGACCCAGAAAGCCAACAGCTGGCTCTATTCGGCCGGTGGCCTGGCCGCCTGCGCCAAAGCCCTGCGGCCCAAGGGCGTGCTGGCCGTGTGGTCGGCCAGTGCTGACCGGCAGTTTTCCGACAAGCTGAAGAAGGCCGGCTTCAAGGCTGAAGAGGTGCAAGTCTTCGCCCACGGCAACAAAGGCACCCGCCACACCATCTGGATTGCCGAGAAGCTCAAGGGCTGA
- a CDS encoding 5-carboxymethyl-2-hydroxymuconate Delta-isomerase, with translation MPHLHMEYTANLTELNADVALLRLNNALVASGQFAAEFDIKSRAVKIETFRVGTGIGERGFVHVKLALLSGRSPEIKKQLADNLLAVVQELGPWPAGVSVQLCVEILDIDRGPYAKAAIGL, from the coding sequence ATGCCTCACCTGCACATGGAGTACACCGCCAACCTGACTGAGCTGAACGCCGACGTCGCGCTGTTGCGCCTGAACAACGCGCTGGTAGCGTCCGGGCAGTTCGCCGCAGAGTTCGACATCAAGAGTCGGGCCGTGAAAATCGAGACCTTTCGGGTCGGCACTGGCATCGGTGAGCGGGGGTTCGTGCATGTGAAACTGGCGCTGCTAAGCGGTCGTTCGCCGGAAATCAAGAAACAACTGGCAGACAATCTGCTGGCCGTGGTCCAGGAGCTTGGTCCGTGGCCGGCCGGGGTCAGCGTGCAGTTGTGCGTGGAGATTCTAGACATCGACCGTGGTCCTTACGCCAAGGCGGCCATCGGTCTTTGA
- a CDS encoding YajD family HNH nuclease yields the protein MSSSTPPSNTAKLDRILADAQRDREMGYRDKALKMYPHVCGRCAREFSGKRLSELTVHHRDHNHDNNPQDGSNWELLCLYCHDNEHSRYTDQQYFGEGSLSTPKIAKATHNPFAALAGLMKKDE from the coding sequence ATGAGTTCGTCCACCCCACCGTCCAACACTGCCAAGCTGGACCGCATCCTTGCCGACGCCCAGCGCGACCGGGAAATGGGCTACCGCGACAAAGCCCTGAAAATGTACCCCCACGTCTGCGGCCGCTGCGCCCGTGAGTTTTCCGGCAAGCGCCTGAGCGAGCTGACCGTTCACCACCGCGACCACAACCACGACAACAACCCGCAGGACGGTTCCAACTGGGAACTGCTGTGCTTGTACTGCCACGACAACGAGCACTCGCGTTATACCGACCAGCAATACTTTGGCGAGGGCTCCCTGAGCACGCCGAAGATCGCCAAGGCGACCCATAACCCCTTCGCCGCACTGGCCGGACTGATGAAAAAAGACGAGTAG
- a CDS encoding cyclic nucleotide-binding domain-containing protein, which translates to MSEPTLLNNQIRDWLMDCGLFDQLLPVDFAAAAGYFSVSTIAQGEAIFREGDAGSFMCILHTGQVAVQKTGPDGQPVTIATLRSGRAFGEMAVLDGERRSASCIAATDCQLLNLGKDSLEKMLNDAPKIAAKIIRALAVSLSKRLRMADGQLLSQQV; encoded by the coding sequence ATGTCAGAACCGACTTTACTGAACAACCAGATTCGCGATTGGCTGATGGACTGCGGCCTGTTCGACCAATTGCTGCCCGTCGACTTCGCGGCGGCGGCGGGCTATTTCAGCGTCAGCACCATCGCCCAAGGCGAAGCGATTTTTCGCGAGGGCGATGCCGGTAGCTTCATGTGTATCCTCCATACCGGCCAGGTCGCCGTGCAGAAAACCGGCCCTGACGGCCAACCCGTCACCATCGCTACACTGCGCAGCGGCCGGGCGTTCGGCGAGATGGCCGTGCTCGACGGCGAACGGCGCTCGGCCAGTTGCATTGCAGCCACTGATTGCCAGTTGCTGAACCTGGGCAAGGACTCCCTGGAAAAAATGCTCAACGACGCGCCGAAGATTGCCGCCAAGATCATCCGCGCCCTCGCCGTCTCCCTGTCCAAGCGCCTGCGCATGGCCGACGGGCAATTGCTCTCGCAGCAGGTCTAG
- a CDS encoding S9 family peptidase, with translation MPLSAHVPDAPIARKDAGVDPYAWLQERDTDAVLEYLKAENRYQETRLADQAELRETLFQEIKGRILETDLSLPSPWGPYLYYTRTTAGDEYPRHYRCPRPADDSLTVDETHEQLLLDPNALAGGGFFSLGAFSISPDHQRLAYSLDTTGDEIYTLFVKELSNDKVSELSFENCDGSMTWANDSLTLFFGELDDTHRPHKLLRYRLDGTAAEEVFHEPDGRFFLHCYRSSSERQLILSLGSKTTSEIWVLDATQPQLPFTCLAPRVEHHEYDVDHGLLDGQWTWFIRSNRDGINYALYQAADTGEAPTEADWQNLIPHSDTVMIDGLSLNASAMTLSLREGGLPTIEVHPHGLPAYRVQLPDAAYSLHVQNSLEFVSERIRLRYEALNRPAQIRQLDLASGAQVVLKQTPVLGPFDADAYVSQRLWATAPDGTQVPISLVVKREALGQPVPLYLYGYGAYGESLDPWFSHARLSLLDRGVAFAIAHVRGGGELGEAWYRAGKQEHKHNTFSDFIACAEHLIAEGFTTADQLAISGGSAGGLLIGAVLNQRPELFKVAVAEVPFVDVLNTMLDPELPLTVTEYDEWGNPEEPQVYDRIRAYAPYENVRAQAYPAMLVIAGYNDSRVQYWEAAKWVAKLRATKTDDNPLLLKTELGAGHGGMSGRYQGLRDVALEYAFVLKVLGRA, from the coding sequence ATGCCCCTATCCGCCCACGTTCCCGACGCACCGATTGCCCGCAAGGACGCCGGTGTCGACCCGTATGCCTGGCTGCAGGAGCGCGACACCGACGCCGTGCTCGAATACCTCAAGGCCGAAAACCGTTATCAGGAAACCCGACTCGCCGATCAGGCCGAATTGCGCGAAACGCTGTTCCAGGAAATCAAGGGACGGATCCTCGAGACCGACCTGTCCCTGCCCTCGCCCTGGGGCCCGTACCTGTATTACACGCGCACCACGGCCGGTGACGAATATCCGCGCCATTACCGCTGCCCGCGTCCGGCCGACGACAGCCTGACCGTCGATGAAACTCATGAACAACTCTTGCTGGACCCGAACGCGCTGGCCGGCGGCGGGTTCTTTTCCCTGGGTGCGTTCAGCATCAGCCCCGACCATCAGCGCCTGGCCTACAGCCTGGATACCACGGGCGATGAGATCTACACCCTGTTCGTGAAGGAATTGTCCAACGACAAGGTCAGCGAACTCTCCTTCGAAAACTGCGACGGCAGCATGACCTGGGCCAACGACAGCCTGACGCTGTTCTTTGGCGAACTGGACGACACCCATCGCCCGCACAAGCTGCTGCGCTATCGCCTGGACGGCACCGCCGCCGAAGAGGTGTTCCATGAGCCGGACGGGCGTTTCTTCCTGCACTGCTACCGTTCGAGTTCGGAGCGCCAGCTGATCCTGTCCCTGGGCAGCAAGACCACCAGCGAGATCTGGGTGCTGGACGCCACGCAACCGCAACTGCCGTTTACCTGCCTGGCGCCACGGGTCGAGCACCATGAATATGATGTCGATCACGGCTTGCTCGACGGTCAGTGGACCTGGTTCATCCGCAGCAACCGCGACGGCATCAATTACGCGCTGTACCAGGCCGCCGATACGGGCGAAGCGCCGACCGAGGCCGACTGGCAGAACCTGATCCCCCACAGCGACACAGTGATGATCGATGGCCTGAGCCTGAACGCCAGCGCAATGACGTTGAGCCTGCGCGAAGGCGGCCTGCCGACCATCGAAGTTCATCCACATGGCTTGCCGGCATATCGGGTGCAGTTGCCGGACGCGGCCTACAGCCTGCATGTGCAGAACAGCCTGGAATTCGTCAGCGAGCGGATTCGCCTGCGCTACGAGGCCCTGAACCGTCCGGCGCAAATCCGTCAGCTAGACCTGGCCAGCGGCGCACAAGTCGTGCTCAAGCAAACCCCGGTGCTGGGTCCGTTTGACGCCGATGCCTACGTTAGCCAGCGGCTCTGGGCGACCGCACCGGACGGCACGCAGGTGCCCATCAGCCTGGTGGTCAAGCGTGAAGCCCTCGGCCAGCCGGTGCCGCTGTATCTGTATGGCTACGGCGCCTATGGCGAGAGCCTCGACCCGTGGTTTTCCCACGCGCGGCTGAGCCTGCTGGACCGTGGCGTGGCGTTTGCGATCGCCCATGTACGCGGCGGCGGCGAGCTGGGAGAAGCCTGGTACCGCGCCGGCAAGCAAGAGCACAAACACAACACCTTCAGCGACTTCATCGCCTGCGCCGAACACCTGATCGCCGAGGGTTTCACCACGGCCGATCAGTTGGCAATCAGCGGTGGTAGCGCCGGTGGCCTGTTGATCGGCGCGGTGCTCAATCAGCGCCCCGAGCTGTTCAAGGTGGCAGTTGCCGAAGTGCCGTTCGTCGATGTGCTCAATACCATGCTCGACCCCGAGCTGCCGCTGACCGTCACGGAATACGACGAATGGGGCAATCCCGAAGAGCCGCAGGTCTATGATCGGATCAGGGCCTACGCCCCCTATGAAAATGTTCGCGCCCAGGCGTATCCGGCGATGCTGGTGATCGCCGGCTACAACGACAGCCGCGTGCAATATTGGGAAGCGGCGAAATGGGTGGCCAAACTTCGGGCCACCAAGACCGATGACAACCCGCTGCTGCTCAAGACCGAACTGGGCGCCGGCCACGGTGGAATGAGCGGTCGCTACCAGGGATTGCGTGACGTAGCGCTCGAATATGCGTTTGTGCTGAAGGTTTTGGGACGGGCCTGA